In one Lysobacter alkalisoli genomic region, the following are encoded:
- a CDS encoding RDD family protein: protein MTAWYYSDAMNRRQGPVDTATLAGLQRQGGVDEATLVWRDGLAEWQPLRTLLSEILATPAFAPDTTATAPDTASQVHDYASAAAIPVSSPASPYTPPASPLAEQDDFQSGGEVVYAGFWKRFAALAIDSFVIGIAYYGMVIAMMIVLGLGAGMMEGSAAAGGMFALVAMVYLIYPLLSALYYVGFESSSRQATLGKMAVGIKVTDASGRRLSRGQALGRWFSHLLSYFTLYIGYLMAGFTDRKRGLHDMVAGTLVVDRWAYTASPQQQRRELGAVTIVVMVLALLAILAYAAIVLAIAIPAYHSYVQRAAGV, encoded by the coding sequence ATGACCGCCTGGTACTACAGCGACGCCATGAACCGCCGGCAGGGACCGGTCGATACCGCCACCCTCGCCGGGCTGCAGCGCCAGGGCGGGGTCGACGAAGCCACCCTGGTATGGCGGGACGGACTGGCCGAATGGCAGCCACTGCGCACGCTTCTGAGCGAAATCCTGGCAACGCCCGCATTCGCCCCGGACACCACCGCCACGGCGCCGGACACGGCGAGCCAAGTCCACGACTACGCATCGGCGGCCGCGATTCCCGTCTCCAGCCCGGCCTCACCCTACACGCCGCCGGCCTCGCCACTGGCCGAACAGGACGACTTCCAGTCCGGCGGCGAAGTTGTCTATGCCGGCTTCTGGAAACGCTTCGCGGCGCTGGCGATCGACAGCTTCGTGATCGGCATCGCCTACTACGGCATGGTGATCGCGATGATGATCGTGCTTGGCCTCGGCGCCGGCATGATGGAGGGCAGCGCCGCTGCCGGCGGCATGTTCGCCCTGGTGGCCATGGTCTATCTGATCTACCCGCTGCTCAGCGCGCTGTACTACGTCGGCTTCGAGTCCTCGTCCAGGCAGGCCACGCTCGGCAAGATGGCAGTCGGGATCAAGGTCACCGATGCCTCGGGCCGCCGCCTGTCCCGCGGCCAGGCACTGGGCCGCTGGTTCTCGCACCTGCTGTCGTACTTCACCCTCTATATCGGCTACCTGATGGCCGGCTTCACCGACCGCAAACGCGGTCTGCACGACATGGTTGCCGGCACCCTGGTAGTGGACCGCTGGGCCTATACCGCCTCGCCACAACAGCAGCGTCGCGAGCTGGGGGCGGTCACCATCGTGGTGATGGTGCTGGCACTGCTGGCGATCCTGGCCTATGCCGCGATCGTCCTCGCCATCGCGATCCCGGCCTACCATAGCTACGTACAGCGCGCGGCGGGAGTGTAA
- the def gene encoding peptide deformylase, which translates to MALLPILEFPDPRLRTVAAPVDPARVTSPDFQQLLDDMFETMYAAPGIGLAASQVDVHQRFMVIDVSEEQNEPRVFINPEITARDGEQVYQEGCLSVPGIFADVTRANTITVSYLDRDARPQTLQADGVLAVCVQHEMDHLAGKLFVDYLSPLKREMVRKKLAKARRQAAA; encoded by the coding sequence ATGGCACTGCTTCCGATCCTCGAATTCCCAGACCCGCGCCTGCGCACCGTCGCCGCGCCGGTCGATCCTGCCCGGGTGACCAGCCCCGACTTCCAGCAATTGCTCGACGACATGTTCGAGACCATGTACGCCGCGCCCGGCATCGGACTGGCCGCGAGCCAGGTCGATGTGCATCAGCGCTTCATGGTGATCGACGTCAGCGAGGAGCAGAACGAGCCGCGGGTGTTCATCAATCCCGAGATCACCGCCCGCGACGGCGAACAGGTCTATCAGGAAGGCTGTCTGTCGGTGCCGGGCATTTTCGCCGACGTCACCCGTGCCAATACCATCACCGTCAGCTACCTCGACCGCGATGCCCGGCCGCAGACCCTGCAGGCCGATGGCGTGCTTGCGGTCTGCGTCCAGCACGAGATGGACCACCTGGCCGGCAAGCTGTTCGTCGACTACCTCTCGCCGCTCAAGCGCGAGATGGTGCGCAAGAAGCTGGCCAAGGCGCGGCGGCAAGCTGCCGCGTGA
- the rsmB gene encoding 16S rRNA (cytosine(967)-C(5))-methyltransferase RsmB — translation MTTQPGVAVRVTAVRILDAVLHRGRSLRAELGDALPALDDPRDRALVETLCFTVLRQSGRYAAALSAWMPKPPGRRDGLLRTLLYVGFAQLDPLRLPAHAAVAATVEAARSLGRAHQAGLVNALLRRAQREGLPAGDTAGDWPGWLRDRIRADWPGQADAVFAASMEEPPLWLRVNRRQGTREDYLARLHAAGIEAEPAPHAADALRLPGSMPVAVLPGFDSGAVSVQDLSAQCVADLIAPAPGMRVLDACAAPGGKTAHLLEREPALRMTALDVDARRLGRIRDTLQRLQLDDGVRLLAADGTDTAAWWDGEPFDTILLDAPCSATGIIRRQPDVRLHRRESDIQALVALQARLLDALWTTLAPGGALVYATCSILKDENQRQIEAFLARTPDAVAEPLPAHLGHADGPGRQRLPGEGDGDGFYYARLVRARLTA, via the coding sequence ATGACCACGCAGCCCGGCGTTGCCGTACGCGTTACCGCTGTCAGGATTCTCGACGCCGTCCTGCACCGCGGCCGCTCCCTGCGCGCCGAACTGGGCGACGCATTGCCGGCGCTCGACGACCCGCGCGACCGCGCCCTGGTCGAGACCCTGTGCTTCACCGTGCTGCGCCAGTCCGGCCGCTATGCCGCCGCGCTGTCGGCGTGGATGCCAAAACCGCCGGGTCGGCGCGATGGCCTCCTGCGCACGCTGCTGTATGTCGGTTTCGCCCAGCTCGATCCGTTGCGCCTGCCCGCACACGCGGCGGTGGCGGCGACGGTGGAAGCGGCAAGAAGCCTCGGCCGTGCTCACCAGGCCGGGCTGGTCAACGCGCTGCTGCGCCGCGCCCAGCGCGAGGGGCTGCCTGCGGGCGACACCGCGGGCGACTGGCCGGGCTGGCTGCGCGACCGCATCCGCGCCGATTGGCCCGGGCAGGCCGACGCGGTGTTCGCCGCCAGCATGGAAGAGCCGCCGCTGTGGCTGCGGGTGAACCGCCGGCAGGGCACGCGCGAGGACTACCTTGCACGATTGCATGCGGCCGGTATCGAGGCCGAGCCAGCACCGCATGCCGCCGACGCGCTGCGCCTTCCCGGTTCGATGCCGGTGGCGGTATTGCCCGGTTTCGATAGCGGCGCGGTATCGGTGCAGGATCTGTCGGCACAGTGCGTGGCCGATCTGATCGCGCCAGCGCCCGGCATGCGTGTGCTCGATGCCTGCGCGGCCCCCGGCGGCAAGACCGCGCACCTGCTCGAACGCGAGCCGGCCCTGCGCATGACCGCGCTCGACGTCGATGCGCGCCGTCTGGGCCGCATCCGCGACACCCTGCAACGGCTGCAACTGGACGACGGTGTGCGCCTGCTTGCCGCCGATGGCACCGACACCGCGGCCTGGTGGGATGGCGAGCCGTTCGACACGATCCTGCTCGACGCGCCGTGCTCGGCCACCGGCATCATCCGACGCCAGCCCGATGTGCGCCTGCACCGGCGCGAGTCCGACATCCAGGCGCTGGTCGCGCTGCAGGCGCGGCTGCTGGATGCGCTGTGGACGACGCTGGCGCCGGGCGGGGCGCTGGTCTATGCCACCTGCTCGATCCTCAAGGACGAAAACCAGCGGCAGATCGAGGCCTTCCTCGCCCGCACGCCGGACGCCGTCGCCGAACCGCTGCCGGCGCACCTTGGTCACGCCGACGGCCCCGGCCGCCAGCGCCTGCCGGGAGAGGGCGACGGCGACGGTTTCTACTACGCCCGTCTGGTCAGGGCGCGCCTCACGGCGTGA
- a CDS encoding L-threonylcarbamoyladenylate synthase gives MPAPTDITAAVAALRRGGVIAYPTEAVWGLGCDPFNEAAVLRLLDIKQRPVDKGLILIASGVGQLDPLIDWEALSASQRDTVLANWPGPHTWVVPATPRMPRWITGVHDSVAVRVSAHPDVIVLCDSFGGPLVSTSANLTGKPPAFARDELDPVLLERIDAIAGGETGGLHAPTTIRDARDDRLLRG, from the coding sequence ATGCCCGCACCGACCGACATCACCGCCGCCGTCGCCGCCCTGCGCCGCGGCGGCGTCATCGCCTACCCCACCGAAGCGGTCTGGGGACTGGGATGCGATCCATTCAACGAGGCCGCGGTGTTGCGCCTGCTGGACATCAAGCAACGCCCGGTCGACAAGGGGCTGATCCTGATCGCGTCAGGCGTCGGCCAGCTCGACCCGCTGATCGACTGGGAGGCTCTGTCCGCCAGCCAGCGCGATACCGTGCTTGCCAACTGGCCCGGTCCGCATACCTGGGTGGTACCGGCCACTCCGCGAATGCCGCGCTGGATCACCGGCGTCCATGACAGCGTCGCCGTGCGGGTCAGCGCGCATCCGGATGTGATCGTGCTGTGCGACAGTTTCGGCGGCCCCCTGGTGTCGACCAGCGCCAACCTCACCGGAAAGCCGCCGGCCTTCGCACGCGACGAACTCGACCCGGTGTTGCTCGAACGCATCGACGCGATCGCCGGCGGCGAAACCGGCGGCCTCCACGCCCCGACCACGATCCGCGACGCCCGTGACGACCGACTGCTGCGGGGCTGA
- a CDS encoding DUF4124 domain-containing protein, which produces MTCRPARRSHRAASIWTLAALVLAGASAGSAQAGEVIIYRCTDTQGRLTLRDTPCAAGEKQQVQTMQKPTDPPSVATPPAAVTAAPPPPDPPPVQTVVLQPPRPMYECVTPDGDSYISDTPEGNPRWVPMWTLGYPVAVPGHRGGHDGFRADIGINTGRVDGRISIDQRHPRPPLATVAYPTGTWVRDACHPLPQQEVCSRLRDRRFELGRRYNSALQSERAEIDREQRGIDARLANDCRGH; this is translated from the coding sequence ATGACCTGTCGCCCCGCCCGCCGTTCCCACCGCGCCGCGTCCATCTGGACGCTGGCAGCGCTGGTGCTGGCCGGCGCCAGCGCGGGCAGCGCACAGGCCGGGGAAGTCATCATCTACCGCTGTACCGACACCCAGGGCCGGCTGACCCTGCGCGATACGCCCTGCGCCGCAGGTGAGAAACAGCAGGTGCAGACGATGCAGAAGCCGACCGATCCACCGTCCGTCGCGACACCGCCCGCCGCCGTGACCGCGGCACCACCGCCCCCCGACCCGCCGCCGGTGCAGACCGTGGTGCTGCAGCCGCCGCGGCCGATGTACGAATGCGTGACCCCGGACGGCGACAGCTACATCAGCGACACGCCGGAAGGCAATCCGCGCTGGGTGCCGATGTGGACGCTCGGCTATCCGGTCGCGGTACCAGGCCATCGTGGCGGCCATGACGGCTTCCGTGCCGATATCGGGATCAACACCGGCCGGGTCGATGGCCGGATCTCGATCGACCAGCGCCACCCTAGACCACCGCTGGCGACGGTCGCCTATCCGACAGGCACCTGGGTCCGCGATGCCTGCCACCCGCTGCCGCAACAGGAAGTCTGCAGCCGCCTGCGCGACCGCCGCTTCGAGCTCGGCCGCCGCTACAACAGCGCCCTGCAGAGCGAACGCGCCGAGATCGATCGCGAGCAGCGCGGGATCGACGCCCGCCTGGCCAACGACTGCCGAGGACATTGA
- a CDS encoding LysM peptidoglycan-binding domain-containing protein, with protein MFKPIRAVAAAALLTIATYGLAAEMRGDHPDTYVVKRGDTLWGIAGKFLKKPWLWPEIWQANPQIRNPHLIYPGDVISLAYLNRVTAQPGPREEEPINAIPLSDVEAFLKNLRVVDSFEELPYIVGLEEDRLRGADGQVAYARGIESAPAGTRYAIVRPTARFLSPDPDRCCEPGNRRADDLDFRGKRILGYETMWSHLLPPGGGEFLGYELMQQTVGTITRGPSGQSEVSTLLIDDSGREVRAGDRLIPVEAQPYDLHFFPHPPAHDMAYGQAKVLAVADGVIASGTRHVVALSVGARDGVDNGTVFSSWRVGSTAVDRVKIGSDRSPDAVGRGSKARLPDEYAGHIMVFRTFDRVSYGLVMDGIRPITVGQELKHPDAPY; from the coding sequence ATGTTCAAACCGATCCGCGCGGTTGCTGCCGCGGCGTTGTTAACTATTGCCACCTACGGCCTGGCGGCCGAGATGCGCGGCGACCACCCCGACACCTACGTGGTCAAGCGCGGCGACACCCTGTGGGGCATCGCCGGCAAATTCCTGAAGAAACCATGGCTGTGGCCGGAAATCTGGCAGGCCAATCCACAGATCCGCAACCCGCACCTGATCTATCCGGGCGACGTGATCTCGCTGGCCTACCTCAACCGCGTCACCGCACAGCCGGGGCCGCGCGAGGAAGAGCCGATCAATGCGATCCCGCTGTCCGACGTGGAGGCGTTCCTGAAGAACCTGCGCGTGGTCGACAGCTTCGAGGAGCTGCCCTACATCGTGGGCCTGGAGGAGGACCGCCTGCGCGGTGCCGACGGCCAGGTGGCGTATGCAAGGGGCATCGAGAGCGCTCCGGCCGGCACCCGCTACGCCATCGTGCGCCCGACCGCGCGCTTCCTCTCGCCGGATCCGGACCGCTGCTGCGAACCGGGCAACCGCCGGGCGGACGATCTCGATTTCCGTGGCAAGCGCATCCTCGGCTACGAGACGATGTGGAGCCACCTGCTGCCGCCGGGCGGCGGCGAGTTCCTCGGCTACGAACTGATGCAGCAGACCGTGGGCACCATCACCCGCGGCCCGTCCGGTCAGTCCGAGGTCAGCACCCTGCTGATCGACGATTCGGGCCGCGAGGTCCGCGCCGGTGACCGCCTGATCCCGGTCGAGGCGCAGCCATACGACCTGCACTTCTTCCCGCACCCGCCGGCGCACGACATGGCCTATGGCCAGGCCAAGGTGCTGGCAGTGGCCGACGGCGTCATCGCCAGCGGCACCCGCCACGTGGTCGCGCTGTCGGTCGGCGCCCGCGACGGCGTCGACAACGGCACCGTGTTCTCCAGCTGGCGTGTCGGCAGCACGGCCGTGGACCGGGTCAAGATCGGCTCCGACCGCAGCCCGGACGCGGTGGGCCGCGGCTCCAAGGCACGCCTGCCGGACGAGTACGCCGGTCACATCATGGTGTTCCGCACCTTCGACAGGGTGAGCTATGGCCTGGTCATGGACGGCATCCGTCCGATCACGGTCGGCCAGGAGCTGAAGCATCCGGACGCGCCGTACTGA
- a CDS encoding DNA topoisomerase I: protein MARNLLIVESPAKAKTINKYLGKDFTVLASYGHVRDLVPKEGAVDPARGFAMRYDLIDKNEKHVAAIAKAAKTADALYLATDPDREGEAISWHIAEILRERGLLENKALHRVVFTEITPRAIREAVDHPRDISTPLVDAQQARRALDYLVGFNLSPVLWRKVQSGLSAGRVQSPALRMIVEREEEIEAFKAREYWTIEAECRHPSQAFSARLVKFDGKKYEQFTITDGETAEDARQRIVQSAGGMLQVTDVASKERKRRPAPPFTTSTLQQEAARKLGFTTRKTMQVAQKLYEGVALGEEGTVGLITYMRTDSVSLSADALSELRDVIARDFGTDSVPDKPNFYQTKAKNAQEAHEAVRPTSALHTPAQVARFLSDDERKLYELIWKRAVACQMIPATLNTVTVDLAAGSEHGFRVSGTTVVVPGFLAVYEEGKDSKGKDDDDQGRKLPPMQPGDRIPLERVHADQHFTQPPPRYTEASLVKALEEYGIGRPSTYAAIIQTLLFRKYTELEGRAFRPTDVGRAVSKFLSAHFTRYVDYDFTARMEDELDAVSRGEEDWVPLMEKFWGPFKEMVDDKMETVDRSEATGARELGTDPATGKPVSVRLGRFGPYAALGSTSEESEEKPRFASLRPGQSMHTITLEEALELFKLPRALGESNGEPVSVGVGRFGPFAKRGSTYASLKKEDDPYTIGFERAVELIEEKEEFARNRIIKEWDGHDIQVLNGRFGPYLSDGKMNGKIPKDREPASLELEEALKLLEETGKPMRGRFAKKAAKKTATRKATKKTAAKKATKKAATKKTAAKKATKKVAKKAVKKAAKKTVS from the coding sequence ATGGCCAGGAACCTGCTCATCGTCGAGTCGCCCGCCAAGGCCAAGACGATCAATAAATACCTCGGCAAGGACTTCACCGTCCTTGCCTCCTACGGCCACGTCCGCGACCTGGTGCCGAAGGAAGGCGCGGTCGATCCGGCACGCGGCTTCGCGATGCGCTACGACCTGATCGACAAGAACGAAAAGCACGTCGCCGCGATCGCCAAGGCCGCCAAGACCGCCGACGCCCTGTACCTCGCGACCGACCCGGATCGCGAAGGCGAGGCGATCAGCTGGCACATCGCCGAGATCCTGCGCGAGCGCGGGCTGCTCGAGAACAAGGCGCTGCACCGGGTGGTGTTCACCGAGATCACTCCGCGTGCGATCCGCGAGGCGGTCGACCACCCGCGCGACATCTCCACGCCGCTGGTCGATGCCCAGCAGGCACGCCGCGCACTCGACTACCTGGTCGGCTTCAACCTGTCGCCGGTGCTGTGGCGCAAGGTCCAGAGCGGGTTGTCGGCCGGCCGCGTACAGTCGCCGGCGCTGCGCATGATCGTCGAGCGCGAGGAAGAGATCGAGGCGTTCAAGGCACGCGAATACTGGACCATCGAGGCCGAATGCCGGCACCCGAGCCAGGCCTTCAGCGCACGGCTGGTCAAGTTCGACGGCAAGAAGTACGAGCAGTTCACGATCACCGACGGCGAGACTGCCGAGGATGCGCGCCAGCGCATCGTGCAATCGGCCGGCGGCATGCTGCAGGTCACCGACGTCGCCAGCAAGGAACGCAAGCGCCGCCCGGCGCCGCCGTTCACCACCTCGACCCTGCAGCAGGAGGCCGCGCGCAAGCTCGGCTTCACCACCCGCAAGACCATGCAGGTCGCGCAGAAGCTGTACGAGGGCGTGGCGCTCGGCGAGGAGGGCACGGTCGGCCTGATCACCTACATGCGTACCGACTCGGTCAGCCTGTCGGCCGATGCGCTCAGCGAGCTGCGCGACGTGATCGCGCGCGACTTCGGCACCGACTCGGTGCCGGACAAGCCGAACTTCTACCAGACCAAGGCCAAGAACGCGCAGGAAGCGCATGAAGCGGTACGCCCGACTTCGGCGCTGCACACCCCGGCCCAGGTCGCACGGTTCCTGAGCGACGACGAGCGCAAGCTCTACGAACTGATCTGGAAGCGCGCGGTCGCCTGCCAGATGATCCCGGCCACGCTCAACACCGTGACCGTCGACCTGGCCGCCGGCAGCGAACACGGCTTCCGCGTATCGGGCACGACAGTGGTGGTGCCCGGCTTCCTCGCCGTCTACGAGGAAGGCAAGGACAGCAAGGGCAAGGACGACGACGACCAGGGCCGCAAGCTGCCGCCGATGCAGCCCGGCGACCGCATCCCGCTCGAGCGCGTGCACGCCGACCAGCACTTCACCCAGCCGCCGCCGCGCTACACCGAGGCGTCATTGGTCAAGGCACTGGAGGAGTACGGCATCGGCCGCCCCTCGACCTACGCCGCGATCATCCAGACCCTGCTGTTCCGCAAGTACACCGAGCTGGAAGGCCGCGCGTTCCGGCCGACCGACGTCGGCCGCGCGGTATCGAAGTTCCTCAGCGCCCACTTCACCCGCTACGTCGACTACGACTTCACCGCGCGGATGGAAGACGAGCTCGACGCGGTCAGCCGCGGCGAGGAGGACTGGGTGCCGCTGATGGAGAAGTTCTGGGGCCCGTTCAAGGAGATGGTCGACGACAAGATGGAAACCGTCGATCGCAGCGAAGCCACCGGCGCGCGCGAACTCGGCACCGATCCTGCGACCGGCAAGCCGGTCAGCGTGCGGCTGGGCCGGTTCGGGCCGTATGCCGCGCTCGGCAGCACCTCCGAGGAATCGGAGGAGAAGCCCAGGTTCGCCTCGCTGCGTCCGGGCCAGAGCATGCACACGATCACGCTGGAGGAGGCGCTGGAGCTGTTCAAGCTGCCGCGCGCACTCGGCGAGTCCAATGGCGAGCCGGTCAGCGTCGGCGTCGGCCGCTTCGGTCCATTCGCCAAGCGCGGCAGCACCTACGCCTCGCTGAAGAAGGAGGACGACCCGTACACGATCGGCTTCGAGCGCGCGGTCGAGCTGATCGAGGAGAAGGAGGAGTTCGCCCGCAACCGCATCATCAAGGAGTGGGACGGGCACGACATCCAGGTCCTCAACGGCCGCTTCGGCCCGTACCTGTCCGACGGCAAGATGAACGGCAAGATCCCCAAGGACCGCGAACCGGCCTCGTTGGAGCTGGAGGAAGCACTGAAGCTGCTGGAGGAGACCGGCAAGCCGATGCGCGGGCGCTTCGCCAAGAAGGCGGCCAAGAAAACCGCGACCAGGAAGGCCACCAAGAAGACCGCAGCCAAGAAAGCCACCAAGAAGGCCGCCACAAAGAAAACCGCGGCCAAAAAAGCCACCAAGAAAGTGGCCAAGAAAGCGGTGAAGAAGGCAGCGAAGAAGACTGTGTCCTGA
- the fmt gene encoding methionyl-tRNA formyltransferase: MRIVFAGTPDFAVPCLRAAAARGEVVAVYTQPDRPAGRGRGLAPTPVKQAAQELGIEVRQPENFRGKEAKAALRELEPDLMVVVAYGLILPQSVLDIPTHGCWNVHASLLPRWRGAAPIQRAIQAGDAETGVCLMQMEKGLDTGPVLLRQSLAIGEHETGGQLHDRLSELGAQVLADGLGLLRAGIRPAPQPQPEDGVTYAHKLDKAEAKLDWSRPARELTNTVRAFTPWPVAECRLAGERLRLHGAVAIDESHGAVPGTLLHAGRNGLDVACGEGVLRIRVLQRDGGKVITAADYLNARQDLKVAG; encoded by the coding sequence GTGAGGATCGTCTTCGCCGGCACCCCCGACTTCGCGGTGCCCTGCCTGCGTGCCGCGGCGGCGCGCGGCGAGGTGGTGGCCGTCTACACCCAGCCCGACCGTCCGGCCGGACGTGGCCGCGGGCTGGCGCCAACGCCGGTCAAGCAGGCGGCGCAGGAACTCGGCATCGAGGTGCGCCAACCGGAGAACTTTCGCGGCAAGGAGGCGAAGGCGGCGCTGCGCGAACTGGAGCCGGACCTGATGGTGGTGGTGGCCTACGGCCTGATCCTGCCGCAGTCGGTGCTCGACATTCCCACTCACGGTTGCTGGAACGTGCATGCCTCGCTGCTGCCGCGCTGGCGCGGCGCGGCGCCGATCCAGCGCGCGATCCAGGCCGGCGACGCCGAAACCGGGGTCTGCCTGATGCAGATGGAGAAGGGCCTGGACACCGGCCCGGTGCTGCTGCGGCAATCGCTGGCAATCGGTGAGCACGAAACCGGCGGCCAGTTGCACGACCGTCTGTCCGAACTCGGCGCGCAGGTGCTGGCCGACGGCCTCGGCCTGTTGCGCGCCGGTATCCGTCCGGCGCCACAGCCGCAGCCGGAAGACGGCGTGACCTACGCCCACAAGCTCGACAAGGCCGAGGCGAAGCTGGACTGGTCGCGGCCCGCGCGTGAGCTGACCAACACGGTGCGTGCGTTCACTCCCTGGCCGGTGGCCGAATGCCGGCTGGCCGGCGAACGACTGCGCCTGCACGGGGCGGTGGCGATCGACGAAAGCCACGGAGCCGTGCCCGGCACTTTGCTGCATGCCGGCCGCAATGGCCTCGACGTGGCCTGCGGCGAAGGCGTGCTGCGCATCCGCGTGCTGCAGCGCGACGGTGGCAAGGTGATCACCGCGGCCGACTATCTCAACGCGCGGCAGGACCTGAAGGTCGCGGGGTAA
- the dprA gene encoding DNA-processing protein DprA encodes METDADTLAAPCDDRAGRASTPPEEAGALLRLLACGGALRPRQTLLEQAGNATAALAAGRSAWRACGLTAPQIASLSGAAPAGEAATLDWLQAPRHHMIGWHHPDYPPLLRRIDRPPLALFVAGDPSLLWHPAVAIVGSRRPTAGGRDTAAAFSRALARSGFAVASGMAAGIDTAAHQGCLDVGGATVAVLGTGPDVPYPRGNTALHARIVETGAVVSEHLPGTGPHKAHFPTRNRILAGLGLGTVVVEAALRSGALITARLAAESGREVFAVPGSIHNPMARGCHRLIRDGAALVEGVDEVIAALAPMAAKLAGDLRRRLGALEQAPHAPTSDGHAGITPPQPPGLADSCDDLDHKKLWVALGHDPTGMDELVERSGLTAAQVSSMLLLMELDGRVTVQHGRYFRSH; translated from the coding sequence ATGGAAACCGACGCCGACACGCTTGCCGCACCCTGTGACGACAGGGCCGGCCGCGCCTCCACCCCCCCGGAAGAAGCTGGCGCCCTGCTGCGACTGCTGGCCTGCGGCGGCGCCCTGCGTCCCCGCCAGACCCTGCTGGAACAGGCCGGCAACGCCACCGCGGCGCTGGCGGCCGGTCGCTCGGCCTGGCGGGCCTGCGGACTGACCGCCCCCCAGATCGCCTCCCTGTCCGGCGCAGCGCCAGCCGGCGAGGCCGCCACGCTGGACTGGCTGCAGGCACCGCGCCACCACATGATCGGTTGGCACCATCCCGACTACCCGCCACTGCTGCGTCGGATCGACCGGCCGCCACTGGCCCTGTTCGTCGCCGGCGACCCGAGCCTGCTCTGGCATCCGGCGGTGGCGATCGTCGGCAGCCGCCGGCCGACCGCGGGCGGGCGCGATACCGCGGCGGCATTCTCGCGGGCGCTGGCACGATCCGGGTTCGCGGTCGCCAGCGGGATGGCGGCCGGCATCGATACTGCTGCCCACCAGGGCTGTCTCGATGTCGGCGGCGCGACCGTGGCCGTGCTCGGCACCGGCCCGGACGTGCCCTACCCGCGCGGCAACACCGCCCTGCATGCGCGCATCGTCGAAACCGGCGCGGTGGTCAGCGAGCACCTGCCCGGCACCGGGCCGCACAAGGCTCACTTCCCGACCCGCAACCGCATCCTCGCCGGGCTCGGCCTCGGCACCGTGGTGGTCGAGGCTGCACTGCGCTCCGGCGCGCTGATCACCGCCCGCCTCGCTGCCGAGTCCGGGCGCGAGGTGTTCGCCGTGCCCGGCTCGATCCACAATCCGATGGCGCGCGGTTGCCATCGCCTGATCCGCGACGGCGCCGCCCTGGTCGAAGGCGTGGACGAAGTGATCGCAGCACTGGCGCCGATGGCCGCAAAGCTGGCTGGCGACCTGCGGCGACGCCTAGGAGCGCTTGAACAGGCGCCTCACGCCCCCACATCTGACGGTCACGCCGGAATCACGCCCCCGCAGCCGCCTGGTCTCGCAGATTCCTGCGACGACCTTGACCACAAGAAATTGTGGGTGGCGCTGGGCCATGACCCTACCGGTATGGATGAACTGGTCGAACGCAGCGGATTGACGGCCGCCCAAGTGTCCTCCATGCTCCTGCTCATGGAGCTTGATGGACGCGTGACGGTGCAGCATGGCCGCTACTTCCGCAGCCACTGA
- a CDS encoding DUF494 family protein: protein MKESILDVLLYLFEHYFTQEADLVRDRDSLTAGPLFDELAQAGFSPAEINKAFEWLDALARQRPGATVARADGPTRVYAGPELDRLDTDCRGFLLFLEQHGILDAGQRELVLDRTMALDQDEIDLDDLKWVVLMVLFNQPGAEAAYAWMETQIFADEPEPVH from the coding sequence ATGAAAGAGAGCATCCTGGACGTCCTGCTGTACCTGTTCGAGCACTACTTCACCCAAGAGGCGGACCTGGTCCGCGATCGCGACTCCCTCACCGCCGGCCCGCTGTTCGACGAGCTTGCCCAGGCCGGCTTCAGCCCGGCCGAGATCAACAAGGCTTTCGAATGGCTCGATGCACTGGCCCGGCAACGCCCTGGCGCCACGGTCGCCCGTGCCGACGGCCCGACCCGCGTCTACGCCGGGCCTGAGCTGGACCGGCTCGACACCGACTGCCGCGGCTTCCTGCTGTTCCTGGAGCAGCACGGCATCCTCGACGCCGGCCAGCGCGAGCTGGTGCTCGACCGCACGATGGCGCTGGACCAGGACGAGATCGACCTCGACGACCTCAAGTGGGTGGTGCTGATGGTGCTGTTCAACCAGCCGGGCGCCGAGGCCGCCTACGCCTGGATGGAAACCCAGATCTTCGCCGACGAACCCGAGCCGGTGCATTGA